The sequence ACTTCAGTACCTCAGTTTAATATCGTTACTGTTGAAAAAGACTCAATTGATCCTCATTCCGGAGACTATTCAGCCAAATTAACCAGTAAATTCATTGCGAGCGGCCAAATGCCGGGCATAATGACCCTGGGTACCATCACAATTGATCTGATTAATTTCACCGGAGAGATCCGTGGAGGTATACCGTTTAATCAACAACCTGCATTTCTTACGGGTTACTATAAATACAATCCGGTCGATGGGGATACCTGCCTGATTTTGGCACGGCTCTACCGTTTCATTCCGGCAAAAGGCAAACAGGACCTTCTTGCTCTCGCGACTTTCAGGTCTGACGTAGATACTTCCGAATGGGCTTATTTTTCTGCGCCATTTGTTTATTACAACGATACCATCCTGCCCGACTCCATGAACATTATCATTCTTTCTTCGGCCAATTTTGATGATCCCCGGGTTGGTTCCCGTCTCAGGATTGATGATTTAAAGATTGAAGGGACTTTAGGGATTACGGAACCAAATAAACCCTTTGTAAATGTGATTGTTATGCCAAATCCTGCAAGGGATTTTGTAGTGTTTGAACTGGAAATCGCTGTTCGTAACGGACTTTTACTTATTTTTGATACCTACGGAAGAAAGGTTATGTCTGAAAGTTTTACCGGGAAAAAGATAAAAGCAGAAACGCCCTTCTTTTCATCAGGAAGGTATTTTTATCAGATACTGGACAACGGAAACAGCATAAGTAACGGTTCTTTTATTATCAGCAAATAAACCAAAATTCGCGATATGAAACTAAAGAAGTATCTGATTGCCGTGATGGCAATCCTTGCAATTGTTGTGATCGTTATTTCCTGCAAGAAAGATAAGGATGAAGACGAAACCCTCACGGCTCCGTCAGTTTATACCCCCATGCATGTTTATTCGACCTATATGTATGTTTCCTGGAGCAGTCAGAGTGGTATTACGGGTTATCGCATGGATGTTGCCACAGACCCTGCTTTTACGAGCAAGGTTCCCGGTTACGATAATAAAGATGTTGGTGTAAAGAGCATAGCTGAAATTTCAGGACTTGTTCCTGTAACCGATTATTTTATCAGGGTTAAAAGTTATAATGGAAGTAATGAGAGCGGTTATTCGGCAGCAACGAAGGTCACCACGGCCGGTATGGATACTGTACGCAATATGGATTTTGAACACTGGACCCAATATGTAAACTATGCGGAGCCTTCTCCCCATGGTATCTGGGCAACAGCAAACAAGACCA is a genomic window of Bacteroidota bacterium containing:
- a CDS encoding PCMD domain-containing protein produces the protein MKHIEYIILIVLVFFICQTITLAQNDSIPNSGFEVWIDNPFLNYEEPEHWSTPNPYTSVPQFNIVTVEKDSIDPHSGDYSAKLTSKFIASGQMPGIMTLGTITIDLINFTGEIRGGIPFNQQPAFLTGYYKYNPVDGDTCLILARLYRFIPAKGKQDLLALATFRSDVDTSEWAYFSAPFVYYNDTILPDSMNIIILSSANFDDPRVGSRLRIDDLKIEGTLGITEPNKPFVNVIVMPNPARDFVVFELEIAVRNGLLLIFDTYGRKVMSESFTGKKIKAETPFFSSGRYFYQILDNGNSISNGSFIISK